In Helianthus annuus cultivar XRQ/B chromosome 8, HanXRQr2.0-SUNRISE, whole genome shotgun sequence, a single genomic region encodes these proteins:
- the LOC110869638 gene encoding uncharacterized protein LOC110869638: MFTQLKINLPFIEALQSMPKYAKFLKDLLKRKERIGELSNIPLTGGCSAVVLNKLPEKLTDPGTFTIPCFFGGAVTPAHALADLGASINLMSFSLYERLGLGELTPTRMSLSWLTDQSSILVG, from the coding sequence ATGTTCACACAGTTGAAAATCAATCTTCCGTTTATCGAGGCGCTTCAGTCTATGCCTAAGTATGCGAAATTTCTCAAAGATCTTTTGAAGCGTAAGGAGAGGATCGGTGAGCTTTCGAATATTCCGTTGACAGGAGGTTGTTCCGCGGTAGTCTTGAATAAGCTACCAGAGAAATTGACCGACCCTGGTActttcacgattccatgtttcTTCGGAGGAGCCGTTACCCCTGCTCACGCCTTAGCCGATTTAGGGGCCAGCATCAATCTGATGTCGTTTTCGTTGTATGAGCGACTTGGTCTAGGAGAGCTTACACCCACGCGCATGTCATTGTCCTGGCTGACCGATCAGTCAAGTATCCTCGTGGGATAG
- the LOC110869639 gene encoding extensin-like, whose translation MDVDEDTDPSMPPSGTPNHPIEISDGLPFVGSPYNGPDSFEEKFRQYDWAFTHSYHNSPLHQPQHSSPLHLQQQQQQPQQQQNPSGDSRLVAVTPPPPPPPVLPPPPPSRRRTNARISTRGGIRIGTLPHSGSSRYSPLHEEPEMGESSHPVSEVTSAPIVPPPPQDFGNPIPAYTSAAPYNPFEQTYPTGYNFTEDPYWVAANYNSLNPEGTFGGPWATGQPTYGYPPYGYQQPQPPQPPHYPPPPPAPMMSPPQVQEILQGINDVRREMRHELREDRRHNRGMFKKMVNLIKGKSKKDY comes from the coding sequence ATGGACGTCGATGAAGATACCGATCCCTCAATGCCACCATCTGGAACTCCGAACCACCCtatcgagatttctgatgggtTACCTTTTGTGGGATCACCATACAATGGTCCCGACAGCTTTGAGGAGAAATTCAGGCAGTACGACTGGGCATTTACCCAtagttaccataactctccccTGCACCAGCCGCAACACAGCTCTCCCTTGCACctccagcagcagcaacagcagccacagcagcAGCAAAATCCTTCTGGGGATTCCCGACTTGTCGCGGTCactccaccgccgccaccacctccggtgTTGCCTCCCCCGCCTCCAAGTCGGAGACGAACGAATGCACGGATTTCCACACGAGGGGGAATACGCATCGGCACCCTTCCACATTCAGGTAGCAGTCGGTACTCGCCACTTCACGAAGAACCAGAGATGGGAGAGTCTTCACATCCCGTCTCAGAAGTAACTTCTGCGCCAATCGTGCCACCGCCACCGCAGGATTTCGGAAACCCGATCCCCGCTTATACTAGTGCGGCACCTTATAATCCCTTCGAACAGACGTACCCCACAGGTTATAACTTTACAGAGGATCCCTACTGGGTAGCTGCGAACTACAACTCTCTCAATCCGGAAGGTAcctttggaggtccctgggctacgggacaaccGACCTATGGATACCCACCATATGGAtatcagcagccgcagcctcctcaaccaccgcatTATCCGCCACCACCGCCGGCACCGATGATGTCGCCGCcacaagttcaagaaatccttcaaGGGATAAATGATGTGCGACGTGAAATGCGGCATGAATTACGGGAAGATCGTCGGCATAATCGTgggatgtttaagaagatggtgaATCTAATCAAGGGAAAAAGTAAGAAGGACTACTAA